CATTTAGAAGTGTACATATAGAGTACCGTGGCAACTTCAAATGGGGCAATGAGTCGAGTGCgcttgctaaaaaaaatgagtcGAGTGCGCTCCATGTCACTATTGGCGTcgagttttcctttttttcctttctttcttctaaAGCTTATATTTgagtttgaatttgaattgtAGCATGATAAAAACGTGCTGTACTTTTCTAGTTGTAACGGTCTTTGCACGATTTTCTTTGATTTGCTTCCGTCTTGAGAATACTTCGCAAGCAATGCTCTATTTTGCAGAAAGCATTCAAGTTTGGCAATGTGGTGATCATCCACTTTTACTTATCCACGCGTGAATGGAGTAGTTATATAACCTATCTAAAACCCCTCCACTTGACTTTCTCATGGAAGATACAACGAAAACCTTGAActatctcctcctccttctggGCCTACAGAAAAAAGTAGAGGTATCAGACTTGCTCTTTGGCTTCCTTTCGCCATGTTTTTTTGTCACACGGTCTGAATCCGTGAATCATGCTCTGTTTTCTCTTCCAATGCGAGCTTGGAGTCGGATAATGGAGGAGCTCGAGCTTTGCATCTTGCCTCATGGCTCTTCCCCCAGAGCACGAAATATAACCCCACGACCACAAGAACAGACCCTACCACACTGCAACcaaaacaacaagaacaagttCAGGTATTTAGAACACCATCAGTCGTCTGAAAAAATTACAGAACGCTTAATCCATCAGTTAATTAATTTGAGTAGCTCCTGATCGATCAATGTTATTACCTTCCAAGATGGAGTTGCTCATGGAGGGCGACGACACAGATCCCAGCCGCGATGATCTGGACGAGCGGCATGAAGGCCGTGGTGAACACGGGCCCTCTCTGCTCTATGCACCACGACATGGCCAAGAACCCCAGCCCAGACCCCATGATCCCCTAACCAATCAAATCAGTCAGCAAGAACCTTAATCATGATCATCACTTGCCATATAATCACATTTAGCTTGTTGATGGATTCGGTTAATGGTTACCACGAAGAGCACGGTGACGATCTGGAGCTTGGTGGTGGCCATCCAGACGTGGAGGCTCATCTTCTCCGTGGCGACGCCCACGGCCGCCATCTGCAGGAAGCTCAGCAGGAACATCCAAGACATGCCAGAGTAGAGCGCGGGGTACTTGTTCCCGATCTTGGACTGCAAGATGAACCAGAGGGACCAGCTCACGGAGCCGCCCACCAACGCCGCCGACCCGACCACCCACCGgtgctctccgccgccgctgccgccatgagcagcggcagcaagcTCCGCCACCGttgctggggaagaagatgatgatgatggtggagGGTTGTTGATCAGGGACGGGCCTTGGTAGAGCGCGAGCACCATTGCGCCGGCCATCCCCACGGCCGTGCCGACGAGcttggcggcgccggagccggtggCGACGTCGAGCTTCTCGAGCTTGAAGGGGAGCGCCATGAGGAAGGTGAACATCGGGGTCATGTTGATGAAGGCGCACGCGAAGGTGGCCGAGGTGTAGCGCAGCCCCAGGAAGAAGAGCCACTGGGTCAGTGAAGCTCTGTTTTCATTCCCATGCATGAGGCAAAAGTAAGCAGTTAACCAAATTAATCCTTGCttactactagtactaatCAACACTCGTGAAATTACCAAGCAAAATGAGATCAATCAatccatgaacttgatcattGATCGAAGGATCTGAAGTGATTGATTACCCGAGCAACGCGCTGAAGAAGAGGTAGAGGAAGATCTCCGTGGTCATCTTTGGCCTCGTCTTCCTACATATGAACATAGAACCAAAGTGCACAATTAGCTTAACAGAATAAAGATTGTGCATAATTCGAAGTAGATTGATGTTGATTGAGGAAATAACTGACCTTTCTCTGAAGAATGCGATTGGGGCGAGGAAGATCGTGGCGGTGAGCTGgcggaggatgatgaggacagtGGTGTGCATCCCTTGGTTGAACGCCATCTTCGACAGCGTGTTCATCACCGCGAACACCAGAACCACCGCAAGCATCGTCACCGTAGGCTTGCAATCCATCTCTCTAGTTTCTCTAATTAAGCTCTCGATCGATCAAGCAGTAATAATTAGTAAGATGACTCAGCAAATCAAGCTAGAGTGCTGCTACACTAGCTAGATACTTAATTGAGCACATCAGACATGCTCGTAGGGAGGCTATTTATGGCCTGAATGCCCACTCATGCATCCAAAGTGCTAAATGGGAAAACTTATCACCTTCCAAAAGAAAGGGCCAGGAGGATTTGTGCATCTGGTCTAGCAACCTTTATGCGACCCCgccaaagaaagaagaaggctaGCTTTAATGATGCGAGAAATTTAAAAACAAGAAGATACAACCAAGTCTTAGATGCTTTGAAAAAAGATGAACTTAAATTATTGCATGTTGTAAGGGAGTATAGTGTATATGTAGAATGTTAGGATTGGATTTTACGACATACCACATTTGTATCCCATTACTCACACACACAAGTGTTTACTTTAAACAGACTACAAGTGCAGTGTGCACTAGATAGCACGCACATCACGAAACAGGCAGCAGTAGCATCAGCCACGGGGTGGCTAAAGAATAGGTCTAAGCCATAGACTAGatttctgaagaaaatgaCAGGTTCTATAACTTTGattttaaaataaaagagTAATAATTTGCACAATGTAGATCACCACTTATGATACTTTGCACCAGGTATGACACAACAAGCAATGAGGTCGGTAAAAGGTCATTCATAATCATATACAAGTTTGAATAAACAATCCAAAACAAATCATACATATAGTAGGGAGTTGAAACGGGGAGGTTAATGAAGGCACCGGGCGATTCCAATGACGTGCCCCCCTTTATTTATACCTTCACGATGACAGAGTTTCTAGCAATGTTGCCCTCTCTTGTGTTTCGCCTCCTTCCCGACGTCGATGTCTTATGCGCGTGACATTTTATTGGtgctgggggggggggggggggggggagtatGTCGAAAGGCGGTGGCTAATGCTCCCTTGGACCCGGGCACCGGCCCTGGCTCAGCTACGGACCATGGATCCCGTCTTTTATGTACTACTTCGACGACTTTTACCTGCATTTAAGTTCAGAAAAACTTAATAAAATTTTGTAAAAATCAATAAAACATGGGTGGAAACTTCAAAAAAGGATAGATACGCTTTGGACGTATCATCACCACATTGTGGAGAGGCATTTATCTCGCGGTGGGAGGCGACATGGACCTTGTGGCTAGGGTTTGACAACTGCATAGCTCAATCAACgagaagaaaaatgcaagagGTAGTGATGAAGACATTCCACCTACAGATACAACCGCTGCACCATTACAAGGACCAATTATCCGCGCTTGTGCATATAAATTAAATTACCAGGTACTTTTGTTTCTAGGTGCTATGGTAATCTaaatgagaatatgatgctgTCTAAATCAAATACTTTATGTTGATTAGGAACGAAGGACCAAGTCATAAGAGCACATCACCCCCGAGCGCCCCTAGCAACCAACCATCCTCGGTGACATGCCCCGGGAACCAACAACAATCCCGGGCGCCCCGGGTGACATGCCTCGGGAACCAACCTCAACTACAACAAGAATACAAGGAGCTGCAGCCACTTAAGTAacgagaagagaagagatgctTGGGCAGCCACTTTCACTTCGTGTGGGCCCAAGGCCATGTAACAGCCCAACCGCCGTCCACCTCACCCTCTATATAAGAGCAACCACCGCCCCTTTTGCTGGTTGGTTTTTGTTTAGAACAAGTTTCCCATTGCTGCAACTTACGAGATTCACTATTGTAGTCTAGTGATCAACGGCCTAGTGCAGAACTAGCTATCGAAACCCCACCCCGATACTCGTCTCCTTGAGACTATTGTACTTCATATGTTCATCTGCAATTTCAAATTGTCTTATCTTGATTCTTGCTTGTCCTCGATTGCTAGCAAGGATAGGAACTTCGTGTTCAGGTTGACGACGCCTTCAGTTCCGTCATAACCACAAGGAGTTGGTTCAACGATTATTAAGCCACATCATCGTGTGCACGGTCTATCGGGTCGCGAGAGTCAACCTCGCCCAAATCGTAGTTATCCAGCAGATGGTGTAGCAATTACTAAGGCACATCATCTGGTGGACGGTATACTTGGGTCGTCATCGTCTATTTCCACCCCAAATTTGAGTTATCGTTCTCATcaaaagatcgggccacccgaaggaGTCCGGCAGGGCCCATCAAGTGGTTATTTGGACAAATAATTAACCTCTTCGTTGCTGGCTTAAGCATGTGATGGCTTGTTTGTTGTCTTGTGCGTGGAATTTGTTAGCTGGTAATAACATTGGGGGTACAAGAACTTGTATCGCGCGAGCAGTTTAATACAACAACTTGCTAGGTGGTACAAGAACTTGTATCGCGCGAGCAGTTTAATACAACAACTTGCTAGGTGGTACAATAACTTGACTTGCGAATGCACTTTTTATCGGATTAGTCCGAAATTAGCCACGTCAGCGCCACGTGGAATTCAGACCGGTTTGTACAATTGCGTATAAGCCATTTGCTATGTTTTTTAGGTCCCTATAAGATTGATTTTTCTCGTTTCGCTCCCTGCCACTTCGATTACTTCCTCTGCCCCTTCGTCTGTCTCCCCCACGCACGAACCAAAACCGTTCGATCTTCCACCACCAAACTCGAGGTCGTCACGGGCGATCACTACGGATTCGGCAACGGCGGCACGACAGTGACAGGACATAGGGTTAGGGGATTTGATTTCTAGACTTCTTTTGCAAAAGCGAATAAGCGCTGGGGCTTTCCGTAAAATGAAAAAGTCATTCGGCACGTGCCAAATCCAGCGTGGCAAGCCACGTGTCATCCCTCCATTGGCTCTGACCAAAAGTGCACCCGCAAGTCATGTTCTTATACCACCTAACCCCATTTTGTAAGTTGTTGTACTAAACTGCTCGTCCGATACAAGTTCTTGTATCCGCAGTGTTATTATCTATTTGGCTATTGGTTGCCTGACTCCTACCGATTTTGAGTCATGACCAATAATTCTACGTGCGCGGGACGGATAGGGAGCGGTGATAAACAAACACTAACTAGTCCGTACAAATTAATCGCAGTACAGAAAGATAAAGTTACAGCCTATACATGACCATCTGTGCCGCCCCTTAGGCCTGTTTCTCCTGGAATCGAACGACTAGCTGATTTTATGCACGAGTTCGAATATTGTGTCATTAGGCCAGATTTAACACATGGGCGAACACTGACCGCCGTCCCCCGCCAGCTAGCTCGATCCGGCAGGCATAACAATTTGTGGTAGTACATGAAAACGTGTCACTTATTCACTTGTATTAGTTGTATACATTGCACTAATTGTGATTTTTATGCTCGATCGATCAGGCATCGCATCAGCAGTAAAAGTAGGATCCCAACACATGGAGTATCACTGAGAACCAaagattttaaaaaaagacGTAAATAACAATGCGATCGGCACGTGTGGATTAATGCAGCTACATCGAGCTTTTCCTCAGCATCCGGCAGAATGCATCACAAATTCGATACAAACAtggggataaaaaaaatggatgctCGGGATGAAAGATATTATTCCCGAGAATTGTTACTGACAATAAGCTAGCACTCAGTAATTTATCCCAAAAAAGGGCACTCAGCaattatttttactttttagtCCCGAATTTTCAtacatatatgtttttttagatgatctaCTCGTGCATATGAATTTTCTATTATTATTGACGTACTAGCACTAGTAATCTGCTGGAAAAAGGTTGAAGAAATTGAGGAAGTGATGCCGTTAGCCGACACTAATAAATGGCTTGCAAGTCAAGCAAAGGAAAAGGCACCATTCGATGATCCTTCTTGTCTTTTTAAATTCGATATCAGAACGGGAACCGACCATATTTCAATTCCTTGCAATTGGAATCGAATGGTCGATCGATGGATGGAGcacctttcttttcttttcttttttatattAGAAAGAATTAATATATTTACCTGGACATATATTACCCAGAAAATTATTAAAGCACGGAGTAGTGTTCCAAGTCAAACACGTACGTGAAGGAACTAACTTAACATTCAGGTGGTCTGTTCATTCGAATCTCCGCCTTAGCGTACGAAAGCGACcgaaaaagggatttaatcgTCATTTGCAGCTTGTTCATCAATACTTGTACgcctttcctcttcttttcttttcctgttATAAAGCTGCGAGTTTTATTGCTGAttctgctactgctacaccTAGGCTCAGTTCTCTGGCCCAGCAGCCATATTCTGGGCCGGCACGCATGCAAATATGGGTTGAGAATCTAGACGGGCTTTGGATTTACTCCCGGTTCATTAGCAAGCCCACGAATGAATCGGGGCAAGGAACAAAGTTGCTCCCGCCACGTCAAAATGGCTCCCCCGGTTCCACCTCGACCTTGCAAAGCATGAtcctctttgtttttttccgGCAAAACTTTAGACAGAACAGTATGCAATTAAACAGAGATTAATCAACGAATTAAGATGCATCAAGCAATTt
This is a stretch of genomic DNA from Brachypodium distachyon strain Bd21 chromosome 1, Brachypodium_distachyon_v3.0, whole genome shotgun sequence. It encodes these proteins:
- the LOC100846658 gene encoding WAT1-related protein At3g30340; translation: MDCKPTVTMLAVVLVFAVMNTLSKMAFNQGMHTTVLIILRQLTATIFLAPIAFFRERKTRPKMTTEIFLYLFFSALLGASLTQWLFFLGLRYTSATFACAFINMTPMFTFLMALPFKLEKLDVATGSGAAKLVGTAVGMAGAMVLALYQGPSLINNPPPSSSSSSPATVAELAAAAHGGSGGGEHRWVVGSAALVGGSVSWSLWFILQSKIGNKYPALYSGMSWMFLLSFLQMAAVGVATEKMSLHVWMATTKLQIVTVLFVGIMGSGLGFLAMSWCIEQRGPVFTTAFMPLVQIIAAGICVVALHEQLHLGSVVGSVLVVVGLYFVLWGKSHEARCKARAPPLSDSKLALEEKTEHDSRIQTV